From Microbacterium sp. LWH7-1.2:
GTTCTCGCTGTGCCGCTGCATGCGCAGCGCCAACGTCTTGATGCCGCGGGTCGTGAGCCACGCGTCGAGCGGGCCGGACACGGCGCCGACCGCGAACTGCAGGAACTTCACCTCGCCGTACAGCGTGTCGTCGTTGAGCACGAGCGCGCCCCCGACGACGTCGGAGTGCCCGCCGAGGTACTTGGTCGTCGAGTGCACGACGACGTCGGCGCCGAGCGCGAGGGGCTGCTGCAGGGCCGGCGACGCGAACGTGTTGTCGACGACCACCAGCGCGCCGGCCTCGTGGCCCAGGCGCGCGAGCCCGGCGATGTCGGTGATGCGCAGCAGCGGGTTGCTCGGCGTCTCGACCCACAGGATGCGTGCCGGGCGCTCCTCGAGGGCCGCGCGCACCGCGTCGAGGTCGCTCATGTCGACGACCCGGATGCCGACGCCCCACCCGCCGAGCACGCGCGCGATGAGGCGATAGGTGCCGCCGTAGACGTCGCTGCCGAGCAGCACCTCGTCGCCCGGCGTGAGTGCCGCGCGCAGCAGCGCGTCCTCGGCGGCGAGGCCCGACGCGAACGACAGCGCGTGCGCGCCACCCTCGAGGGCGGCCAGCTGCGTCTCGAGCGCGGTGCGCGTCGGGTTCCCGCTGCGGCCGTACTCGTACCCCTGGCGCAGCCCGCCGATGCCGTCCTGCGCGTACGTCGTCGAGAAGTGCACCGGCGGGATGACGGCGCCCGTCGTGGGGTCGAAGGCCTGCCCGGCGTGCACCGCCCGCGTCTCGAAGCCGCGGTCGTTCGTGGACTCGGTCACTCGGGTGCTCCTTCGGTGGCGGTGACGGATGCCGCGGGCCCGGGCTGTGCAGGGGGCGCGAGGTCGGCGGGGCCGACGTCGAAGCCGTGGTCGCGCATCCAGCCGTCGTCGTAGAACCGGTGGAGATAGCCGCGGCCGTGGTCGGGCAGCAGGACGACCACGACGGCATCGGCGGGGAGGTCGCGCGCGGTGCGCAGGGCCGCGACGACCGCCATCCCGCTCGATCCGCCGACGAGGAGCCCCTCCTCGCGGGCGAGGCGCCGTGTCATCGCGAACGTCTCGGCGTCGGGGATGCGGTGGATCTCATCCGGCACCGACGGGTCGTAGCTCTCGGGCCAGAAGTCCTCGCCGACGCCTTCCACCAGGTAGCCGTGCAGGGGTCCGCCGGAGTAGATCGACCCCTCGGGGTCGGCGCCGACCACACGCACCGCGCCGCCCGACACCTCGTGCAGGTACCGGCCGGTTCCCGTGATCGTGCCACCGGTGCCGATGCCGGCGACGAAGTGCGTGACGCGGCCGTCGGTGTCGCGCCAGATCTCCGGTCCGGTGGTCTCGTAGTGGCTGAGCGGCCCGTTCGGGTTCGCGAACTGGTTCGGCGTGAACGCGCCGGGGATCTCGCTGACGAGCCGGTCGGCCACGCTGTAGTACGAGCGCGGATCATCGGGAGGCACGCTGGTCTCGGTCACGACGACCTCGGCGCCGTAGGCCCTGAGCACGTCGACCTTGGCGCCGGCGAACTTGTCGGGCACGACGAAGATCATCCGGTAGCCGCGTTCGATGGCGACGAGCGCGAGGCCGACGCCGGTGTTGCCGCTCGTCGGCTCGACGATCGTGCCGCCGGGCTTCAAGAGGCCGTCACGTTCGGCGGCATCGATGATGCGGCGGGCGATGCGGTCCTTGGCGGAGCCGCCGGGGTTGAAGTACTCGACCTTCGCAAGCACCGTCGCGGCGATGCCGTCGGTGACACGGGTCAGCTGGACGAGGGGGGTGTCGCCGACAAGGTCGGCCACGCTCTGGGCGTAACGCACGATGAGTCCTGGTGTGTTGCCGCGCGGGTGCGCGGGAGGTTGTCGGGGTCGCGGAATGAAGCGGACGCTTCAACAGCAGAGGCGACAACACCGACAGGTCAACACGCGGACGAGTCTAGCCCGTGGGTGGGACGGAACGCGATGGGATGCCGCGACCGCCGGCTCATTGCGGTCATGGCGGGTTCACCTCGTCGGTGCCCGCGTCGCCTGCGGAGCGCTGCGGGGCGACCCCGAGCGACTCGAGCAGCTGCTCCCGGTAGCGGATGAAATCGGGATGCTGCGCGCTGCGCTCGTCAGGAAGGTCGATCTCGAGATCGAGGGCGAAGGTCCCTTCGTCGATCACGAGCACCCGGTCGGCGAGCGCGACAGCCTCGTCGACGTCGTGGGTGACCAGCAGCACCGCCGGACGATGCACGCTCAGGAGCGTGCGCAGCAGCGCGTGCATGCGGATGCGCGTCAGTGCGTCGAGCGCCCCGAACGGCTCGTCGGCGAGCAGCAGCTCCGGCTCGCTGACGAGCGAGCGAGCAAGCGCCGCGCGCTGCTGCTCGCCGCCCGAGAGCTCATGCGGCCACGCCCGCTCGCGTCCCGCGAGGCCGACCTCCGCGAGCACCCGGCGCCCCCGCTCGGCGGTTCCGGCACCCGACTGACCGAGGATCACATTGTCGAGCACGCGGAGCCAGGGCAGAAGGCGCGAGTCCTGGAAGACGAGGGACACATTGCGCGGAACGAACACCTCCCCCGAGCCATCCACCCCGTCGTCCAGTCCGGCGACCGCGCGCAGCAACGTGCTCTTGCCGGAGCCGCTGCGCCCGATCAGTGCGACGAACTCGCCGCGCCCGATGCGCAGGTCGACGGCGTCGAGCACGGTGCGGTCGCCGAACGATCGGGTCAGCGCGGAGACCTCGACCGCGGAGGTCAGCCGGCCAGCGTGCGTCGCCATGACAGCACCTTCCGCTCGAGCAGTCGGACGAGGGCGTCGGAGGCGAACCCGAACACGCCGTAGACGACGAGGCCGACCAGGATGATGTCGGACTGCGCATACAGCTGAGCCTGCGCCATCATGTAGCCGATTCCGGATGTCGCGTTGATGGTCTCGACCACGATCAGAGCGGTCCACGACCCGACCACCGCGAGCCGGAACCCGACGAAGAACCCGGGGAGCGCTCCGGGCAACAGCACCGACCGGACGTACTGCCAGCGACTCAGCCCGAGCGACTCGGCGAGCTCGATGTACCGCCGGTCGATGCCGGTCAGCCCGCTGTAGGTGTTGATGTAGACCGGGATCAGCACGCCCAGGGCCACGACGGTGATCTTGAACTCCTCGCTGATGCCGAGCCACAGGATCAGCAGCGGGATCAGCGCGAGGTTGGGAACGGCGCGCTTGACCTGCAGCGTGCCGTCGATGAGCGAGTCGCCGAGGCGGTTGAATCCGGCGAGCACCGCGAGCACGACGCCGGTGAGGGTTCCGATCGCGAGGCCGAGAACCGCCCGGCTCAGCGACGCGCCGATGTTCTCACCGAGCCGGCCGTCCTGGATCAGCGCCCACGCCGTCTGCAGCGCGACGTCGGGCCCCGTGAGCAGGCGCGGATCGAGCAGGCCCGCCCAGGCCGCCGCCTGCCACACGGCGACGATGATCAGCGGGCCCAGCAGTCGCGACCCCGGGATGGCGGGCCGGCGGCCGAGCCGGCGTCGTCGCGACCGGCGGATCAGCCCCGTTGCCGCGCCTTCCGCGACGCCTGAGCGGGAGACGAGGGCGGAGCGTCCGCCGGAGGATGCGATCGTGGTGGTCATCAGCCGGCCCGATACTCATCGGAGACGGCAGCGACCGCGTCGCCTTCGAACCGCCGGTCGAAAAGCACCTCGGCGTCGAAGTCCTCGATGAACCCGCCCTCCACGAGGAGCTCGATGGAGGACTGCGCCCATTCGACCGCGCGATCCCAGTCGGCCGGGAACTGCGGCTTGTTGGCCGTCGCCCAGATGCGGTCGGCATCCTCCACGGTCACGCCTTCGGTGTCGACGTAGTAGAACTGCTTCCACGCGTCGGCGTTCTCCCAGGCCCAGACCTGTCCTTGCGCCCAGACGCGGATGTAGTCGCGAACGGCGCGCACATTCTCGTCATCGGCGAGCACTTCGGTCGGCACCCACAGGATGGTGAGGAGATCGGGCTCTTCGGACGGGATCGCCACTGCGCCGTCCTGCGCGTACTGGTCGATGTACTTCGTCACCGCCGGCTCGGACAGCGGGGCGACATCGACCTGCCCCGATTGCAGGGCCGTGAGGAACTGCGTGCTGGGCAGCTCCACGAACTCCACCTCGTCGTTCGAGATGCCCGCCGTCTTCAGGGTGCGCAGTACCGTGTCGCCCTGCGACTGACCCTGCGAGAACGCGATCCGCTTGCCCCTGAAGTCGGAGAGGTCGGCGATGTCGGTCCCGGGTGCCGTGGCGAACACGTAGGAGGGCTGCGGCCGCTCGAGCACGCCGACGATCGTGGCGTCGAAGTCGATCGCGTGGGCCTGGATCGGCGGGATGATCGCGTTCGACGCGATGTCGAGCGAACCGGAGCGGAACGCCTGGATGACATCCGGCCCGGCGCTCACGTTGACCCACTCCGCCACCGTGAAGGCGGGCGGCTCGATCTCGGATCCCGCCGCTTCGAGCTGCAGCTGCGTCGTGCGACCCGCGACACGCAGGCTCGTGTCGGAGTCCGGCTCGCCGGGCGGCAGCGGTGACGCCGCCAGTTCGGTGGTCGACGTCGCCGCGCTCGCGGAGGCGCATCCTGCGAGGCCCATCGCCACCGCGCTCGCCAGGAGCAGGGAGATCGCTCTGACGGCCGGTCTCGTGCGTGTTGCGTCAGTCATGTCGTCCTTTCGAAGGGAGCGGGGAGAACTCGTTGGGAGCGATCATCGGGACTTCGCCATCCGAGCGATCGCGCTGCCCGTCATCGGCGTTAACAGGGGGATGCGCGACGTCACCGTCTGGCATCCGCGGTCATCGCGCGGCGAGAAACGCTCGCCCGGTGTCAGGGTGGGCCTGGCGCGACCCACCCGCGCGAGTGGGTTTCGCCCGCCGACACCCGCACCGCACCTGAGCCGGAAGGACATGTAGATGACCCATAGGAATCGAAGCTCGGAACACCGTCCGGGACGGCTGCACCTGAACGCCTTCCTCATGAGCACGGGGCACCATGAGGCGTCGTGGCGTCTGCCGGAGAGCGATCCGTCGTGGACCTCGTCGAACATCGAGCATCTGCGGCGTCTGGCCCAGCTCGCCGAACGCGGCAAGCTGGACTCGATCTTCTTCGCCGACGGTCCGGGGCTCCAATCCGATGTGGGGCGCCGGCCGGCCGGATCCCTCGATCCGCTGATCGCGCTCACTGCGATCGCCGCCGCAACCGAGCGCATCGGGCTCATCGCGACCGCGTCGACGACCTACAACTCCCCGTACAACCTCGCGCGGCGATTCGCCTCCATCGATCATGTGTCCGGTGGCCGTGCCGGGTGGAACGTCGTCACGACGGCAGGTCCTGACATCGCCCGCAACTTCGGTCTCGACGACCAGCCCGCGCACGCGGTGCGGTACGAGAGGGCTGGAGAGTTCCTCGACGTGGCCTTCAAGCTCTGGGACTCATGGGAGGACGACGCCGTGCTCGCCGACCGGGCGAGCGGCGTGTGGGCTGACCGGACGAAGATCCACGGGGCGGAGCACGTCGGGAGGCACTTCTCCGTGGCCGGGGCGCTCACCACGCCTCGCTCGCCGCAGGCGCGCCCACTCATCGTGCAGGCGGGCTCGTCCGAGGACGGCAAGGCGCTGGCGGCACGGTACGCGGAGGCCGTGTTCACTGCCCATCAGACGCTCGGCGACGCCCGCGCGTTCTACGCCGACATCAAGGAGCGCACCCTCGCGACCGGTCGAGGCGCCGACGAGATCAAGATCCTGCCTGGCATCGTGCCGGTGATCGGTTCGACCGAGGCGGACGCCCTCGCCAAAGAGCGGGAGCTCGACGAGCTCATCGTCCCCGAGTACGCCCGGGCGCAGCTCGCGAAGACCCTGCGCCTCACACCGGAAGACCTTCCGTTCGATCGCCAACTTCCGGCGGACCTTCCGGGCGAGGACGAGATCGAAGGCGCGAAGAGCCGCTACACCCTCATCGTCGAACTCGCGCGACGCGAGCGGCTGACGGTGCGCGAGCTCATCGGGCGCCTGGGGGGTGGCCGCGGCCACCGCACCTTCGCCGGCACGCCGGAGCAGGTGGCCGACGCCCTTCAGGACTGGTACGACGCGGAGGCCGCCGACGGCTTCAACATCATGCCTGCCGTGCTGCCGTCGGGGCTGGAGCAGTTCGTCGATCACGTCCTGCCGGTGCTCCGGCAGCGCGGGCTGTTCCGCGAGGAGTACGAGGGAACCACCCTCCGGGACCACTACGGACTGGCCAGGCCCGAGAGCCGCTACGCGTCGAGGGAGTCGGCCGTCCAGGCCGGTTCGGGTGCTGAGGTGCGCGAACTCGCGAAAGCGGGCGCCTGACCGCGGCGCCGTCACCGGGCACCGCCCCTCACCGCGGATGCCGGACATGTGGTCCGGCGTCCCTCACCGATCCTGAGCTGGCGCCCGCCCGCGCCGATACGGACGCGGCAGCCTCGGACGAGGCCGCCGCGTTCGCAGCATCCGCCCCTCGATCCTGCAAAGGCTGGCCGCCGGCCGGGCGGCGCGGCGGCAGACCATGCGCGCGAATCCCTCACCCGCGCGGCGAAGGGGCCGACGCACACGCGACGGCCCCTTCGTGGCCGAGTGTCACCAGGTGGTGACGTACTCCGACGAGCTGACGAGCCGCGCCTGCTCGATGATCGGCAGTGACCGGCCCACCGCCTGCGATACCCGGCGCTGGACGTCGGACGACGCCAGCTGACGGTCGACGAAGTCCGAATCGGAGGCGTAGACGCCGAGGGGCAGCGTCAGCGCCTGGAAGAACCCGAACAGCGGCCGCAGCTGGTGCTCCAGGATGAGCGCGTGCCGCTCGCCTCCGCCGGTGGCCGCGAGGAGCACGGGCGTGCCGACGAGATCGTACTGGCCGACGAAGTCGAAGAGGTGCTTGAACAGGCCGGTGAACGACGCGCGGTACACCGGCGACCCCACCACGAGCAGGTCGGCCGACTCGATGAGCTGCAGCGCCTCCTCGACCTCCGGTGCGACCTCGTCGCGCCGGAGCGCGCCGGCGAATCCCGGCCCGAGCGACGCGACCTCGATCAGCGTCGAGTCGATCTCGATGCGGGTTCCCACCTCGGCGAGGATCGTGCGAACGAGCGCAGTGGTGCGGCTCGGCTCGTGGAGGGATCCCGAGACGCCGACGACGTTCAGCGGACGGCTCATCGGCCATCCCCCTCCGGGGGCGCGACCGGACGCCCGATCGACAGCATGAGCCGGTTCGCCCAGTTGAAGAAGGCGGCGCCGTGCACGACGTCGGCGATCTCCAGCTCGTCGAGTCCTGCGGCGCGCAGGAGCGCGACGTGGCTCGCATCGAACGCCAGCGGCGTCGCGGTCAGTGCGGCCGCAGCGGCGACGATGGCGTCCCAGCGCTTCCCGAGCTCCGCCCCGATGCCCTCGGCCAGGAGCCGGTCGACGAGTTCCGGCGCCTTCGAGTGGTGAGCGGCGAAGCGCGCGTGCACCGAGGCGCAGAAGACGCAGCCGTTGACGCGCGAGGCCGCGGTGGCGGCGAGCTCCCGCTCGGCCCGAGGGAGTCCTTCCGCCGCGTTGTAGAAGATGTCCTTGTCGACGAGCGTGCGTGCCCGCAGGATCTCGGGATCCCTCGCGAGCAGCCGGAAGTAGTCGCTCGCTGCACGCTGCCGGTCGACGAGGCCGTCGTAATGGCGTTCGGTGAGCTCGTCGACGGCAAGGGGCTCCAGCCACGGCAGCCAGCCCACCTCGGCGCGCGTGAAATCGCGGGGGTGTGCGTCGTCGTGGACGAGGACGGCCGTCGCGGTGGTGACGCCGGTCATGCGGAGACCTCCTGGGATGCGGCGATGGCGCGCAGGCCGGCGGCCACGCGCTGCTGGAAGGCGAGGAAGGACACCAGCTGAGACAGCGTGATGACCCCGTCAGCGCTCCAGCCGGATCCGACGAGTCGACGCTGGTCGGCGTCATCCGCCTCACGCGGTCGGAACACCAGCAGATGGGCGTGAGCGAGGGCCGCGGTCACGCGTTCCCCGAGGGCGTCACGCACCTCGGCGCCCGGCTCGTAGCGACGACCGTCGCTGCTCTCGCCACGCAGTCCCTCCTCGCGGTAGGCCCCGAACGGACCAGCTGTGGCCGCGGCGGATGCCTCCGCCAGCACGATCGCGGCACGCTCGGGGTCGGCGCCCCGCGCCGCATCGGCGTAGAAGGCGGCCGTCGCGTCGTCGGCGGTGGAGCGGGTGGCGAACGCGGCGACGAGGAGCCGCTCGGGGAGGGGGAACGCGCTGTCGTCGACGGGCGCGAAGAGGGCGTCGTGGCTCGCCTGCAGCTGCTCGCGCGTGACGGGGCGCCGGCGGCGCAGCTCGTCGAGCGCGTCACCGGCGCGCACGCCGACGAGTTCGTCGACGACGTCGAGGGTAGCGGTGGTCATGGTGTCTCCTTTCCGAGACGGCTGAGGGGTTCGAGGCGGCGGTGGCGTGGGTCCCAGCCGAGCGCGGGAGCCACCTCGGTGGCGAACAGCTCGATGGAGCGCAGCACGAAGTCGTGGGGGGCATCCACCGAATGCACCTGGAAGGCGATCTCGGTGGCGCGCGCGAGAGTCGAATCGGCCGCGAGCGACGCGATCACCTGCTCGGGTGTGCCGAGGTGCGTGTCGGTGCCGGCGATGAGCTCGTCCAGAGTGTCGCCGGGAATGTGGTGCCCGGAGCGGCGGAGACCCTCCGCCCCACGGCGCAGACCCACCTCGGCGAACCGCAGCGCGTCGGCGCGATCGTCGGCCACGAAGACGGTGCGGGATGCCGTGATCCGTGGGGTCGTCCCCGCCGGGAGCGCCTCGAGGTAGCGGTCGATGATCGGGTGCTGCACGTCGGCTAGCGTCGCCTCCTGCGCGTCGGCCGGGCGTGGCTGGGTGCGCGAGAGCAGCAGGCCGTGGCCATGGGCGCCGGCGCGGGTGCCTCCCGGGGCCGAGAAGGTGGCCTGCCACACCCGCGACGCGAGGGGCGCGCGCGGCGCGGTGGGCGTGGCACCTTCCCGTCGGGCGCCGGTCCGCGACGTGGCCGTGCCCTCCGTCGTCGGATCGGGGTAGAGCGTGTTGCCGCCGCCGATCTCGCGGCCCGCGAGGGCGTCGAGGAGCACCGCGAGCTTCGCGTCGTACACGGCGGCCTTCGCGGCGACGTCCTGACCGAAGGGCACGAAGGACGACGGGGTGCCGCCGCTCCCGAGGCCGAGGTCGATCCGGCCGCCCGAGAGCAGGTCGGCGACGGCGGCGTCCTCCGCCACACGCACCGGGTCCTCGAGCGGGAGCGTGATGACCCCCGTACCGAGGCGGATCTCACTCGTCGCCGCCGCGGCGTGCGCAAGGAACACCAACGGTGCCGGCAGTCCGCCCTCCGCCGCACGGAAGTGGTGCTGCGCGACCCACGCCCGCCCGATGCCGAACCGCTCGGAGTGCCGGATCTGATCGGTCGCGAGGCGGTACCGCTCGGCGGCGGGCGCATCGTCCAGCAGGCGGGTGAAGAAGGCCAGTGACGTCACGGTCATGCCGCGACCTCCGATCGTCCGGGCACGGCAGCCAGCAGCTCGCGCGTGTAGGCATGGGCGGGGGCGGTGAAGATGTCCTCGGTGCTGCCCGACTCGACGATCCGGCCTCGTCGCATGACCGACACCGTGTGGCTGATGCGGCGCACCACGGCGAGGTCGTGGGAGATGAACAGGTACGTCAGCCCCAGTTCCTGCTGCAACGACGCGAGCAGCTCGAGGATGCGCGCCTGCACGGTCACGTCGAGCGCCGAGACGGCCTCGTCGAGCACGACGACCTCGGGCCGGATCGCGAGCGCGCGGGCGATCGCGACGCGTTGCCGCTGCCCGCCCGACAGCTCGCGCGGCGAGCGCTCGAGCACGTCCGAAGGAAGCGAAACGCGGTCGATGAGCTCGGCGGCCCGCGCCCTCCGCCCGGAGCGCGTGCCCTCGCGGAAGTTGTGCAGCGGCTCGGCAACGATCTGTGCGACGCTCTGGCGCGGGTCGAGCGACGAGAAGGGGTTCTGGTACACCAGCTGCACGCGGCGGCGCAGCCGCCGGAGTTCCTCGCCTCTCAGTCCCGCGATGTCGTCTCCGTCGAGCTCGATGCGGCCGGCGTCCGGATGCAGGAACCGCGTGACCAGGCGCGCGGTCGTGGTCTTGCCCGACCCCGACTCACCAACGAGCGCATGCGTCGTGCCGCGGCGCACCTGGAACGACACGTCGTCCACGGCGCGGAAGGCCTCCCGCCCGCGACCGCTTACGGCGAACTCCTTGACGAGTCCCTCCGCCGCGATGGCGTACGGGTTCTCGCCGGCGACGGCCGCGGCGTCCCGCAGGAACAGCGGCGCAGCCGGCCGCTGGAAGTCGCCGGTCGCGAGGGCGGGCGCGTCGGCGAGCAGCTGACGGGTGTAGGGATCGGACGGCGACGACAGGATGCCGGAGGTCGGCCCTTGCTCGACGATCCGGCCGTGGTTGAGCACGACGACGCGCTGGGCGCGGTCGGCGGCGATCCCGAGATCGTGCGTGACGAGGAGAACCGAGGTACCCTCCTCGCGGCGGAGGTCGTCGATCAGATCGAGGATGCGCCGCTGGACTGTGGCGTCGAGCGCGCTCGTCGGCTCGTCGGCGATGATCAGCCGCGGCCGCAGCGCGATCGCCGTGGCGATGAGCACCCGCTGCCGCATGCCGCCCGACAGCTCGTGCGGGTGCTGCCGTGCCCGCAGCGCGGGATCGTCGAGCCCGACGCGGTCGAGCAGCTCGAGCACACGGGCGCGGCGAGCCGCGGCATCCCGTATCCCGTGAAGGCGGAGGACCTCGCCCACCTGCGCGCCGACCGGACGCACCGGGTCGAGCGACGACACCGGGTCCTGCGGCACCAGGCCGACCTGCGCCCCACGCACGGCGCGGAGGCGCTTCTCGCCCCAGCCGGCGACGTCCACGCCGCCGATCGCGATCGACCCGCCGTCGACACGCCCACCCTCGGGGAGCAGGCCGATCAGGGCGTGCGCGGTGGTCGACTTGCCGGAGCCCGACTCTCCGACGAGCGCGACGACCTCGCCCTCGCCGACCGAGAGGTCGACGTCGTGGACGACCTCACGGCGGCCGGTCCGCGTCTGATACGACACACGCAGGCCCCGCACGTCGAGCACGTTCATCGGGTTCCCCTTCCGATCGACTGGCTGATGCGGTTGGCGCTCAGCACGACCACCAGCACGACGAGGCCGGGCAGCGTGGTGAGCCACCACGCGGTGGCGACGTAGTTGCGCCCCTCGGCGATGAGCAGCCCCCACTCCGGCGTCGGCGGCGGCGCTCCGTAACCGAGGAACCCGAGGGTCGAGATCGCGAGGATCGCGGTGCCGAACTGGAGAGCGGCGAGCCCGACGACGGCGGTGAGCGAGTTCGGCAGCACGTGGCGGCGCAACACCGACAGGAAAGATCCTCCGCTGCCGAACGCGGCCTCGACGTAGTCGGTCCGGCGGACCCGTACGACCTCCGAGCGGGACAGCCGCGCGAAAGAGGCGACGCTGACGATTCCGACGGCGATCGCGGCGTTAACCGTGCCGAAGCCCAGGAGGATGATCACGGAGAGCATGAGCAACAGCCCTGGGATCGAGAGCAGCACGTCGACCAGGCGCATCAGGATGTCGTCGACCCAGCCCCCGACCGACCCCGCGAGGACGCCGACGGCGGTGCCGGCCGCCAGCCCGACCGTGACGGCCATGAGTGCGCCGGACAGCGAGTAGACGGCGCCGTGGACGACGCGCGCGTAGAGGTCGCGCCCGATCGCGTCGGTCCCGAACCAGTGCGCGGGGCTGGGGGGCAAGAGCTTGTCCGCCGGCACGCCGACGAGCGGGTCGTACGCCGTGAACAGCCATGGCGCGACCGCCCAGAGCACGGCGATCACGATGACCGCGATCGCCGCCGCCAGCGTCCACGAGGGTCGCCGTCCGCGCGCGAAGATCCGCGCGACCGACGAGCGACGCACGGGGCGCCTGTCGGGGGCACCTGCGTCGAGCGCGATCGGATCGACGACGGTTCCGCTTGCCTCATCCCGTGCGATCGCGGCGGCACCGGCGTCCTGGACATCTGTCGTGATCTGAGCGCTCACGGACGCACCCACTCCCGCTGTCCACCGTGTCGCGGGATCTGCGAAGCGTGTCCCGCTTTCGGTCGGCTGCGACCCGATCGACCGACCGGATGGGGGACATGGTCGGCTGTGTGGACGAGATCTCT
This genomic window contains:
- a CDS encoding pyridoxal-phosphate dependent enzyme, producing MADLVGDTPLVQLTRVTDGIAATVLAKVEYFNPGGSAKDRIARRIIDAAERDGLLKPGGTIVEPTSGNTGVGLALVAIERGYRMIFVVPDKFAGAKVDVLRAYGAEVVVTETSVPPDDPRSYYSVADRLVSEIPGAFTPNQFANPNGPLSHYETTGPEIWRDTDGRVTHFVAGIGTGGTITGTGRYLHEVSGGAVRVVGADPEGSIYSGGPLHGYLVEGVGEDFWPESYDPSVPDEIHRIPDAETFAMTRRLAREEGLLVGGSSGMAVVAALRTARDLPADAVVVVLLPDHGRGYLHRFYDDGWMRDHGFDVGPADLAPPAQPGPAASVTATEGAPE
- a CDS encoding CMD domain protein produces the protein MTTATLDVVDELVGVRAGDALDELRRRRPVTREQLQASHDALFAPVDDSAFPLPERLLVAAFATRSTADDATAAFYADAARGADPERAAIVLAEASAAATAGPFGAYREEGLRGESSDGRRYEPGAEVRDALGERVTAALAHAHLLVFRPREADDADQRRLVGSGWSADGVITLSQLVSFLAFQQRVAAGLRAIAASQEVSA
- a CDS encoding LLM class flavin-dependent oxidoreductase, encoding MTHRNRSSEHRPGRLHLNAFLMSTGHHEASWRLPESDPSWTSSNIEHLRRLAQLAERGKLDSIFFADGPGLQSDVGRRPAGSLDPLIALTAIAAATERIGLIATASTTYNSPYNLARRFASIDHVSGGRAGWNVVTTAGPDIARNFGLDDQPAHAVRYERAGEFLDVAFKLWDSWEDDAVLADRASGVWADRTKIHGAEHVGRHFSVAGALTTPRSPQARPLIVQAGSSEDGKALAARYAEAVFTAHQTLGDARAFYADIKERTLATGRGADEIKILPGIVPVIGSTEADALAKERELDELIVPEYARAQLAKTLRLTPEDLPFDRQLPADLPGEDEIEGAKSRYTLIVELARRERLTVRELIGRLGGGRGHRTFAGTPEQVADALQDWYDAEAADGFNIMPAVLPSGLEQFVDHVLPVLRQRGLFREEYEGTTLRDHYGLARPESRYASRESAVQAGSGAEVRELAKAGA
- a CDS encoding ABC transporter permease — translated: MTTTIASSGGRSALVSRSGVAEGAATGLIRRSRRRRLGRRPAIPGSRLLGPLIIVAVWQAAAWAGLLDPRLLTGPDVALQTAWALIQDGRLGENIGASLSRAVLGLAIGTLTGVVLAVLAGFNRLGDSLIDGTLQVKRAVPNLALIPLLILWLGISEEFKITVVALGVLIPVYINTYSGLTGIDRRYIELAESLGLSRWQYVRSVLLPGALPGFFVGFRLAVVGSWTALIVVETINATSGIGYMMAQAQLYAQSDIILVGLVVYGVFGFASDALVRLLERKVLSWRRTLAG
- a CDS encoding ABC transporter substrate-binding protein — encoded protein: MTDATRTRPAVRAISLLLASAVAMGLAGCASASAATSTTELAASPLPPGEPDSDTSLRVAGRTTQLQLEAAGSEIEPPAFTVAEWVNVSAGPDVIQAFRSGSLDIASNAIIPPIQAHAIDFDATIVGVLERPQPSYVFATAPGTDIADLSDFRGKRIAFSQGQSQGDTVLRTLKTAGISNDEVEFVELPSTQFLTALQSGQVDVAPLSEPAVTKYIDQYAQDGAVAIPSEEPDLLTILWVPTEVLADDENVRAVRDYIRVWAQGQVWAWENADAWKQFYYVDTEGVTVEDADRIWATANKPQFPADWDRAVEWAQSSIELLVEGGFIEDFDAEVLFDRRFEGDAVAAVSDEYRAG
- a CDS encoding LLM class flavin-dependent oxidoreductase — its product is MTVTSLAFFTRLLDDAPAAERYRLATDQIRHSERFGIGRAWVAQHHFRAAEGGLPAPLVFLAHAAAATSEIRLGTGVITLPLEDPVRVAEDAAVADLLSGGRIDLGLGSGGTPSSFVPFGQDVAAKAAVYDAKLAVLLDALAGREIGGGNTLYPDPTTEGTATSRTGARREGATPTAPRAPLASRVWQATFSAPGGTRAGAHGHGLLLSRTQPRPADAQEATLADVQHPIIDRYLEALPAGTTPRITASRTVFVADDRADALRFAEVGLRRGAEGLRRSGHHIPGDTLDELIAGTDTHLGTPEQVIASLAADSTLARATEIAFQVHSVDAPHDFVLRSIELFATEVAPALGWDPRHRRLEPLSRLGKETP
- a CDS encoding alkylhydroperoxidase domain protein translates to MTGVTTATAVLVHDDAHPRDFTRAEVGWLPWLEPLAVDELTERHYDGLVDRQRAASDYFRLLARDPEILRARTLVDKDIFYNAAEGLPRAERELAATAASRVNGCVFCASVHARFAAHHSKAPELVDRLLAEGIGAELGKRWDAIVAAAAALTATPLAFDASHVALLRAAGLDELEIADVVHGAAFFNWANRLMLSIGRPVAPPEGDGR
- the msuE gene encoding FMN reductase, with the protein product MSRPLNVVGVSGSLHEPSRTTALVRTILAEVGTRIEIDSTLIEVASLGPGFAGALRRDEVAPEVEEALQLIESADLLVVGSPVYRASFTGLFKHLFDFVGQYDLVGTPVLLAATGGGERHALILEHQLRPLFGFFQALTLPLGVYASDSDFVDRQLASSDVQRRVSQAVGRSLPIIEQARLVSSSEYVTTW
- a CDS encoding cystathionine gamma-synthase, coding for MTESTNDRGFETRAVHAGQAFDPTTGAVIPPVHFSTTYAQDGIGGLRQGYEYGRSGNPTRTALETQLAALEGGAHALSFASGLAAEDALLRAALTPGDEVLLGSDVYGGTYRLIARVLGGWGVGIRVVDMSDLDAVRAALEERPARILWVETPSNPLLRITDIAGLARLGHEAGALVVVDNTFASPALQQPLALGADVVVHSTTKYLGGHSDVVGGALVLNDDTLYGEVKFLQFAVGAVSGPLDAWLTTRGIKTLALRMQRHSENAQEIAEFLSGHGSVARVYYPGLASHPGHELAARQMSRFGGIVSVALADAASARRFAESTRLFQLAESLGGVESLMNYPDEMTHASVRGTELAVPPEVVRLSVGIESSADLLADLDQALSGL
- a CDS encoding ABC transporter ATP-binding protein, coding for MATHAGRLTSAVEVSALTRSFGDRTVLDAVDLRIGRGEFVALIGRSGSGKSTLLRAVAGLDDGVDGSGEVFVPRNVSLVFQDSRLLPWLRVLDNVILGQSGAGTAERGRRVLAEVGLAGRERAWPHELSGGEQQRAALARSLVSEPELLLADEPFGALDALTRIRMHALLRTLLSVHRPAVLLVTHDVDEAVALADRVLVIDEGTFALDLEIDLPDERSAQHPDFIRYREQLLESLGVAPQRSAGDAGTDEVNPP